From Quercus lobata isolate SW786 chromosome 1, ValleyOak3.0 Primary Assembly, whole genome shotgun sequence, one genomic window encodes:
- the LOC115990021 gene encoding cinnamoyl-CoA reductase 1 — translation MAKDGEVVCVTGGSGCIGSWLVRELLHRGYNVHATVQDLKDENETKHLEGLEGAETRLRLFQIDLLDYPSILRAVNGCAGVFHLASPCIVDQVHDPQKQLLDPAIKGTINVLTAAKEAGVSRVVVTSSISSITPSPNWPPDVVKAEDCWSDMDYCKQKELWYPISKNLAEKAAWDFSKEKGLDVVVVNPGTVMGPVIPSRLNASMLMLLRLLQGCTETYENFFMGSVHFKDVALAHILVYENKSATGRHLCVEAISHYGDFVAKVAELYPEYKVPRLPKDTQPGLLRAKDGAKKMMDLGLQFIPMEQIIKESVESLKSKGFIS, via the exons ATGGCAAAAGACGGAGAGGTTGTGTGCGTGACCGGAGGTAGCGGGTGCATTGGATCCTGGCTCGTCCGTGAACTCCTCCATCGTGGCTACAATGTCCATGCCACCGTCCAAGAtctca AGGATGAGAATGAAACGAAGCATCTAGAAGGTCTAGAAGGAGCCGAAACTCGTCTCCGTCTCTTCCAGATTGATCTCCTCGACTACCCCTCCATTCTCCGCGCTGTTAATGGCTGCGCCGGTGTCTTCCACCTCGCCTCTCCCTGCATCGTCGATCAAGTCCATGATCCCCAG AAGCAACTTCTGGACCCGGCGATCAAGGGTACTATAAATGTACTGACTGCAGCGAAGGAAGCTGGGGTGAGCCGCGTGGTGGTCACGTCATCAATCTCCTCTATAACTCCCAGCCCTAACTGGCCACCTGATGTTGTCAAGGCTGAGGATTGCTGGTCTGACATGGACTACTGCAAGCAGAAGGAG TTATGGTATCCAATTTCTAAAAACCTAGCCGAGAAAGCAGCTTGGGATTTTTCTAAAGAGAAGGGTTTGGATGTGGTGGTGGTGAATCCCGGGACAGTCATGGGCCCTGTTATTCCCTCTAGACTCAATGCTAGCATGCTAATGCTTCTTCGCCTTCTTCAGG GATGCACTGAaacatatgaaaatttttttatgggatctGTGCATTTTAAAGATGTGGCCCTGGCACATATATTGGTTTATGAGAACAAATCAGCAACTGGAAGGCACTTGTGTGTTGAAGCTATATCACATTATGGTGATTTTGTAGCAAAGGTTGCTGAACTTTACCCTGAATATAAAGTTCCAAG GTTGCCAAAGGATACTCAACCTGGGTTGCTGAGGGCGAAGGATGGAGCTAAGAAGATGATGGACTTGGGCTTACAATTTATTCCTATGGAGCAAATTATCAAGGAATCTGTTGAGAGTTTGAAGAGCAAAGGATTTATTTCTTGA